Below is a genomic region from Paraburkholderia sp. BL23I1N1.
CATCTACGAGAAGGCGCCGCTGCTGGCGGATCAGGTGACCGTCAATCATCGCAAGGCGGATATCACGGCGCGCCAGAAGGCGATGCTCGACTTCGCGTTGAAGGTCTGCCGCGAGTCCGGCACGGTCGACGATGCCGATTTTCAGACCCTGCGCAAGCATGGGTTTTCCGACGAAGACGTATGGGATATCGCGGCCATCACGGCATTTTTCGGTTTGTCGAACCGGATGGCCAACATCATTTCAATGCGTCCGAACGACGAGTTCTATCTGATGGGCCGCGTGCCGAAAGCGGCGGCGGATACGCCGCGAAAATAGGTCAGGCGCTCGCCGGCTCCGGCCGGATTGCTGGCGCGCTGACCGTCTTGTCGTCGATCGGAAAGTGCAGCATCGCGGCGACGAGTCCGGCGGCAACCGTGGCTTCCCACAGCAGCGAATACGAGCCGGTCAGGTCGAACACCAGACCGCCTAGCCACGCGCCGAGAAACGAGCCGATCTGGTGGCTCAGGAAGCAG
It encodes:
- a CDS encoding peroxidase-related enzyme is translated as MANLHPISRYPVPEPGEWPDDIKARILEVQEKAGFVPNVFLTLAHRPDEFRAFFAYHDVVMLKEGGLSKGEREMIVVATSAVNQCLYCVVAHGAILRIYEKAPLLADQVTVNHRKADITARQKAMLDFALKVCRESGTVDDADFQTLRKHGFSDEDVWDIAAITAFFGLSNRMANIISMRPNDEFYLMGRVPKAAADTPRK